One window of the Spea bombifrons isolate aSpeBom1 chromosome 8, aSpeBom1.2.pri, whole genome shotgun sequence genome contains the following:
- the ZNF146 gene encoding zinc finger protein OZF: MMENYQSLRSLGQCKVKIFNFTHKKRIRLRPPTVISKADYGEKSCIRGQEPIKEEDIYLNTCKEEIVSKRTFELETVSSDSGLSDCEKKDIVDQTTQLQRYPSRTNSCRKYLSMQESAGTKKKSFKCPDCGRAFTCNSNLITHRRTHTGEKPYVCSECGRQFGQSSNLVRHQIIHFRDKHFICSECGESFSLVSSLVTHQRIHIGEKPFVCSECGKCFSCKSHLVIHGRTHTGEKPFVCSECGKCFTHSSNLIRHQSTHTGERPFLCSQCGECFSCNSSLVRHERVHTGEKPFACTECGKCFSRSSHLARHQKIHT, encoded by the exons ATGATGGAGAATTACCAGTCCCTTCGATCTCTGG gtCAGTGTAAggtgaaaatatttaactttaCGCATAAAAAACGTATCAGGCTGAGACCTCCTACAGTTATATCAAAGGCTGACTATGGAGAAAAGTCCTGCATACGAGGCCAAGAACCTATAAAAGAAGaggacatttatttaaatacttgtAAAG AGGAAATAGTGAGCAAGAGAACGTTTGAACTAGAGACAGTGTCCTCTGACAGTGGTCTGTCAGACTGTGAGAAGAAAGATATTGTTGACCAAACCACACAACTACAACGTTATCCTAGTAGAACTAACTCATGCAGAAAATATCTCTCTATGCAAGAGAGTGCCGGCACCAAGAAGAAGTCCTTTAAATGTCCTGACTGTGGTAGAGCTTTCACCTGTAATTCCAATCTTATTACCCATCGGAGGACACACACAGGGGAGAAGCCATATGTGTGCTCGGAATGTGGAAGACAGTTCGGACAGAGCTCCAATCTGGTCAGACACCAGATTATCCACTTCAGggataaacattttatatgttcTGAGTGTGGGGAAAGCTTTAGCCTAGTCTCTAGTCTGGTTACACACCAGAGGATTCACATAGGAGAGAAGCCATTTGTATGTTCTgagtgcgggaaatgtttcAGCTGCAAATCACATCTGGTTATACATGGAAGGACCCACACTGGGGAGAAGCCTTTTGTATGTTCAgagtgcgggaaatgtttcACCCACAGTTCAAATCTTATTCGCCACCAGAGTACGCACACTGGGGAAAGACCGTTTTTATGTTCTCAGTGTGGGGAATGCTTCAGCTGTAACTCCAGTCTGGTTCGACACGAGCGGGTCCATACTGGGGAGAAACCATTTGCGTGTACTGAATGCGGGAAATGTTTCAGCCGGAGCTCGCACCTTGCTCGCCATCAgaaaattcacacctga
- the LOC128502594 gene encoding olfactory receptor 8D1-like, with the protein MNLTDDSAVSFFVIKGISDAPELQVPIFLLVLFMYLLTLGGNMTILLLVCSDPQLHTPMYFFLCNLSIMDILSSTVTLHKILAVFITGDNTVPFLACMMQMFIFTSLVCNELLILAAMSYDRYVAICNPLRYSTVMSQRVCALLSFFCWLLGFLESIPHVVVLSQSFCYRSKEINHFFCDILPLVKLSCSDSSLSGLLMFTCGLFLSIFPFLSTLIPYVFIINAVMKIRSTTGKYKAFYTCSSHLFVVILLYLTLVCQYLRPVSQDNLDSNKFFSLFNTAAVPMLNPLIYSLKNKDVKSALRQRWCRTKT; encoded by the coding sequence ATGAATCTTACAGATGATTCTGCTGTATCCTTCTTTGTTATTAAAGGGATTTCTGATGCCCCTGAGCTGCAGGTTCCTATCTTCCTCCTAGTCCTCTTCATGTATCTCCTCACTCTGGGGGGTAACATGACCATTCTCCTGCTTGTGTGTTCAGACCCTCAGCTACATACTCCCATGTACTTCTTCCTGTGTAACCTGTCCATCATGGACATTCTGTCCAGCACCGTCACGTTACATAAAATCCTTGCTGTGTTCATCACGGGAGATAACACTGTTCCTTTTCTTGCCTGCATGATGCAGATgtttattttcacctctttagTATGCAACGAACTCTTAATTCTTGCGGCCATGAGTTACGACCGCTACGTAGCCATCTGTAACCCTCTGCGATACTCAACTGTCATGAGCCAGCGGGTTTGTGCCCTATTGTCCTTTTTCTGCTGGCTTTTGGGATTTCTAGAATCCATACCCCATGTTGTTGTTCTATCACAATCCTTTTGTTACCGATCCAAGGAAATTAATCACTTCTTCTGTGATATTTTGCCTCTCGTAAAACTCTCTTGCAGCGACTCTTCTCTTTCAGGTCTTTTAATGTTCACCTGTGGACTTTTCTTGTCAATCTTTCCCTTTCTTTCCACCCTGATCCCTTATGTTTTCATTATCAACGCCGTCATGAAAATCCGTTCTACTACTGGGAAATACAAAGCCTTCTACACTTGCTCGTCGCACCTTTTTGTTGTCATCCTTCTGTATCTGACCCTTGTTTGCCAATACCTGAGGCCAGTTTCACAGGACAACCTGGATTCCAATaagtttttctctctctttaacaCGGCGGCTGTCCCCATGCTAAACCCGCTCATCTACAGCTTGAAAAATAAAGATGTGAAGTCTGCCCTGAGGCAGAGGTGGTGTAGAACGAAGACATAA
- the LOC128503880 gene encoding zinc finger protein 432-like — MTQIYPKPQQIQIHDLKIHVTELCSKNKTHEFNKSLIRLLFNLCNHKLHFPEVQAPGNMMIDLNDEKKLMAKRILNHALGIIYLLTGEEYVIMKKNAPHSSIHHLSGEVPITCGDVSVYFSMEEWDYIEGHKDIYKDLMMESHPTPKNVSVQTDLEDVQDDKPISISDDEGKENEKNEEDIEPVEISSDICPDETRTGNMFGESQDYTLDDMVNISMSHGFQEADVCGGSIPKESLFLEIRNHLPAPTANPIDQKTETLNERFFSNASDITIDSVFSFKNISSNPCVASFNQASDDRDLRPERVEKRSHQCNECGKTFNYKSRLVAHQRTHTREKDHQCDICGKYAATRANLAIHRRLHFGDKSYRCNECGRCFVSKPSLVEHMGTHSLNPHVCSQCGKQFAHKSYLIVHQRGHAGSKIHSCNVCGRDFNYRSRLLVHQRTHTGVKPHVCHMCGKHFDYKSHLLRHQRTHRTSF, encoded by the exons ATGACACAGATTTACCCAAAACCCCAGCAGATACAAATACATGATTTAAAAATCCACGTGACCGAGCTGTGCT ctaaaaataaaacccacGAATTCAACAAATCGCTGATCCGCTTGCTCTTCAACCTCTGTAATCATAAACTACATTTCCCAGAAGTCCAAGCACCCGGCAAC ATGATGATTGACTTGAATGATGAGAAGAAGCTGATGGCTAAGAGGATCTTGAATCATGCGTTGGGGATCATATACCTGCTAACCGGAGAG GAATATGTCATTATGAAGAAGAATGCACCCCACAGCAGCATTCACCACCTGTCCGGAGAG GTACCTATAACATGTGGGGATGTTTCGGTCTATTTCTCGATGGAGGAGTGGGATTATATAGAAGGACATAAGGACATTTACAAAGATCTTATGATGGAGAGTCACCCAACACCAAAAAATGTGTCCGTTCAGACAG ATTTAGAAGACGTTCAGGATGATAAACCTATCAGTATATCAGATGATGAGGGAaaggaaaatgagaaaaatgaagAGGACATTGAACCAGTGGAAATTAGTTCAGACATTTGCCCAG ATGAAACCAGAACCGGGAATATGTTTGGAGAGTCACAAGATTATACATTGGATGACATGGTAAATATTAGCATGTCTCATGGATTTCAGGAAGCAGACGTTTGTGGTGGATCCATACCTAAGGAGTCACTGTTTTTGGAAATAAGAAATCATTTGCCTGCTCCTACAGCTAACCCAATTGACCAAAAGACAGAGACTTTGAATGAGAGGTTTTTCAGCAACGCCAGTGATATCACAATAGACTCtgtgtttagttttaaaaaCATCAGCAGTAATCCCTGCGTTGCAAGCTTTAATCAGGCATCAGATGACAGAGATCTCCGGCCAGAGCGTGTGGAAAAGAGAAGTCATCAGTGCAATGAATGCgggaaaacatttaattacaaaTCTCGCCTTGTTGCTCACCAGAGGACACATACAAGGGAGAAAGATCATCAGTGTGACATATGTGGAAAATATGCGGCCACTAGAGCTAATCTTGCGATTCACAGAAGGTTGCACTTCGGGGACAAGTCGTACAGGTGCAATGAATGTGGCAGATGCTTTGTTTCCAAGCCTTCTCTCGTGGAACACATGGGGACACACAGTTTGAACCCACACGTGTGCAGTCAATGTGGGAAGCAATTTGCTCACAAGTCATATCTCATAGTACACCAGCGAGGACACGCCGGCAGCAAAATTCACAGCTGCAACGTGTGCGGGAGAGACTTCAACTATAGGTCGCGTCTTCTTGTCCATCAGCGGACTCACACGGGTGTAAAGCCGCATGTTTGCCATATGTGTGGAAAACACTTTGACTATAAATCACATCTGCTACGCCATCAGAGAACACACAGAACATCATTCTAG